One uncultured Gellertiella sp. genomic window carries:
- a CDS encoding flavin reductase — protein sequence MVEISKGEFRDAMARVCAPVNIITTDGPHGRGGFTATAMCSVSDEPPSLLVCMNGKSAQRDLFLANGRFCVNVLTHEHQHLAGKFAGAIKDMDERYASAEWVAMASGTPALKDAIVNFDCEIDTVQQAGTHNILIARVIGLRRRADGNALLYMDRAYGQPVFANGGFGG from the coding sequence ATGGTCGAGATTTCGAAAGGTGAGTTCCGCGATGCGATGGCCCGGGTCTGCGCCCCGGTCAACATCATCACCACCGATGGCCCGCATGGCCGGGGTGGCTTTACCGCCACGGCCATGTGCAGCGTCTCCGACGAACCGCCGTCCCTGCTCGTCTGCATGAATGGCAAATCGGCGCAGCGCGACCTGTTTCTTGCCAATGGCCGGTTCTGCGTCAATGTGCTCACCCACGAGCACCAGCATCTCGCCGGCAAGTTTGCCGGCGCGATCAAGGACATGGACGAGCGGTACGCCAGTGCCGAATGGGTGGCGATGGCCTCGGGCACACCGGCGCTGAAGGATGCGATCGTCAATTTCGACTGCGAAATCGACACGGTCCAGCAGGCGGGAACCCACAATATCCTGATTGCCCGCGTTATCGGCCTGCGCCGCCGGGCCGATGGCAATGCGCTTCTCTACATGGACCGCGCCTATGGCCAGCCGGTCTTTGCCAATGGCGGTTTTGGCGGCTGA
- a CDS encoding 4-hydroxyphenylacetate 3-hydroxylase N-terminal domain-containing protein produces MRSEDFRADSKRPFTGAEYMESLRDGREVYINGERVADVTTHPAMRNSVRSLARLYDALHDPARKDRLTSPTDTGNGGYTHKFFRVAKSSADLVAQQGAIADWARMSYGWMGRTADYKAALMNTLGANADWYGPFKDNALAWHSRAQESVLFMNHAIVNPPIDRHKPADQVKDVFVHITRETDAGIYVSGAKVVATSSALTHYNFLAQSSATVTEDPSLSVMFIVPMNAPGIKMFCRVSYEETASTAALPFDYPLSSRFDENDAILVLDNVFIPWEDVLVLRDAQKILSFHPASGFMHGYCFQGCTRLAVKLDFLAGLLAKALRATGGDAFRGNQAMLGEVIAIRHQFWAFSNAMAYNPQPWANGAVLPNMEAALCYRTFMSEAYPKVIDLIRRTVASGLIYLPSSAKDFANPDINKYLAQYVRGSNDMGHIERIKIMKLLWDATGTEFGGRHALYELNYAGAPEEVRLQVLKGAERGGRLREMEALVDACMADYDEHGWTGDTWLGPQSQAKLRDAAE; encoded by the coding sequence ATGCGTTCCGAAGATTTTCGCGCCGACAGCAAACGCCCGTTTACCGGGGCCGAATATATGGAGAGCCTTCGCGACGGGCGTGAAGTCTATATCAATGGCGAGCGGGTTGCCGATGTCACCACCCATCCGGCGATGCGCAATTCCGTGCGGTCGCTCGCCCGCCTTTATGATGCGCTGCATGATCCGGCCAGGAAGGACCGGCTGACCTCGCCGACCGATACCGGCAATGGCGGCTATACCCACAAATTTTTCCGGGTGGCGAAGTCCTCCGCCGATCTGGTTGCCCAGCAGGGCGCGATTGCCGACTGGGCGCGGATGTCCTATGGCTGGATGGGCCGCACCGCCGACTACAAGGCGGCGCTGATGAACACGCTCGGCGCCAATGCCGACTGGTACGGCCCCTTCAAGGACAATGCCCTTGCCTGGCACAGCCGCGCCCAGGAAAGCGTGCTGTTCATGAACCACGCCATCGTCAATCCGCCGATTGACCGGCACAAGCCCGCCGATCAGGTCAAGGATGTCTTCGTCCACATCACCAGGGAAACCGATGCGGGGATCTACGTCTCCGGTGCAAAGGTGGTCGCGACCTCGTCCGCCCTCACCCACTATAATTTCCTTGCACAGAGCTCGGCGACCGTCACCGAAGATCCCTCGCTGTCGGTGATGTTCATCGTTCCGATGAATGCGCCGGGGATCAAGATGTTCTGCCGCGTCTCCTACGAGGAGACCGCAAGCACCGCCGCCCTGCCCTTCGATTATCCGCTGTCGTCGCGCTTTGACGAAAATGATGCGATCCTGGTGCTCGACAATGTCTTCATCCCCTGGGAAGACGTGCTGGTGCTGCGCGATGCGCAGAAGATCCTGTCCTTCCACCCGGCCTCCGGCTTCATGCATGGCTATTGCTTCCAGGGCTGCACCCGGCTGGCGGTGAAGCTCGATTTCCTCGCGGGCCTGCTTGCCAAGGCGCTGCGCGCCACCGGCGGCGATGCCTTCCGCGGCAATCAGGCGATGCTTGGCGAAGTGATTGCGATCCGCCACCAGTTCTGGGCCTTCTCCAATGCCATGGCCTATAATCCGCAGCCCTGGGCGAATGGCGCGGTGCTGCCGAACATGGAAGCCGCCCTCTGCTACCGCACCTTCATGTCGGAAGCCTATCCGAAGGTGATCGACCTCATCCGCCGCACGGTCGCTTCGGGCCTCATCTATCTGCCGTCCTCGGCCAAGGATTTCGCCAATCCCGACATCAACAAATACCTCGCCCAATATGTGCGCGGGTCGAACGACATGGGCCATATCGAGCGCATCAAGATCATGAAACTGCTCTGGGATGCGACCGGCACGGAATTCGGCGGGCGGCACGCGCTCTATGAGCTCAACTATGCCGGCGCACCGGAAGAGGTCCGGCTGCAGGTGCTGAAAGGGGCCGAACGCGGTGGCCGGTTGCGCGAGATGGAAGCCCTGGTCGATGCCTGCATGGCCGATTACGACGAGCATGGCTGGACCGGCGATACCTGGCTCGGCCCGCAGTCGCAGGCAAAGCTCCGCGACGCCGCCGAATAG
- a CDS encoding helix-turn-helix domain-containing protein — protein MAPRNDIPSFFVYGEPNRALDVGFLHVETVNERNNLHFGNVSPHKHSQMGQITFWYRGAGEYRIEDQSFHFSAPSASFVPSNVVHGFAIGPDTDAIVVSVADDTLRALDGATPLRLAEPVFLQGRPGDAGWLRLSAMLELIAAEYREGEPATGKVLPGLLAVALSYIARLGEGAQAPSVPPGVALALALRKAVDRHYRSDHPVGFYVDLLHSTPHLLDKAARGVLGMPVKHVILERRLLEAKRLLMFTIRPVEDIAAETGFRDPAYFSRFFRKRVGQAPAAWRKAHLGN, from the coding sequence ATGGCCCCCAGGAACGACATTCCGAGCTTCTTTGTCTATGGCGAACCGAACCGGGCGCTCGATGTCGGCTTTCTGCATGTCGAGACGGTAAACGAGCGAAACAACCTGCATTTTGGCAATGTTTCGCCCCATAAGCACAGCCAGATGGGCCAGATCACCTTCTGGTACCGGGGCGCGGGCGAATACCGCATCGAGGACCAGAGCTTTCACTTTTCCGCGCCATCGGCAAGCTTCGTACCCTCCAATGTGGTGCATGGCTTTGCCATCGGTCCCGACACGGATGCGATCGTTGTGTCGGTCGCCGATGACACGTTGCGGGCGCTTGATGGCGCGACCCCGCTGCGGCTGGCCGAACCTGTTTTCCTGCAGGGCAGGCCGGGCGATGCCGGCTGGCTGAGACTGTCGGCGATGCTGGAACTGATCGCGGCGGAATATCGCGAGGGGGAGCCCGCAACCGGCAAGGTCCTGCCGGGACTGCTGGCGGTCGCGCTCTCCTATATTGCCCGGCTCGGCGAAGGGGCGCAGGCGCCCTCTGTCCCGCCCGGCGTGGCGCTGGCGCTGGCCTTGCGCAAGGCGGTCGACCGGCATTACCGGAGCGACCACCCGGTCGGCTTCTATGTCGACCTGCTGCATTCCACCCCGCATCTGCTCGACAAGGCGGCCCGCGGCGTGCTCGGCATGCCGGTCAAGCATGTCATTCTCGAAAGGCGGCTGCTGGAAGCCAAGCGGCTGCTGATGTTCACCATCCGGCCGGTCGAGGATATCGCGGCGGAAACCGGCTTCCGCGACCCCGCCTATTTCTCCCGCTTCTTCCGCAAGCGGGTCGGGCAAGCCCCCGCCGCATGGCGCAAGGCGCATCTGGGGAACTAG
- the pcaF gene encoding 3-oxoadipyl-CoA thiolase, translating to MGDAYIVDGLRTPIGRHAGALASVRADDLAAHPIRALIARHPDLDPDAIEDVVLGCANQAGEDNRNVARMAVLISGLPETTGGTTINRLCGSGLDAVSYAARAIRLGEADLMIAGGVESMTRAPLVMPKADSAFSRSTALYDTTIGWRFVNSLIERQYGIDSMPETAENLARAFSISRDDQDRFALNSQARAARAQQRGRFAREIAPVEIRDRKGAVTVIAQDEHPRETTLERLSALPAPFREGGSVTAGNASGVNDGAAALLIASGPALARYGLTPLARISGMAVAGVTPRLMGIGPVPATERLLARAGLSVGDIDLFELNEAFAVQALACLRHLGLADDAEHVNPNGGAIALGHPLGMSGARLALTAALELHERKQRRAVVTMCIGVGQGISMLLERD from the coding sequence ATGGGTGATGCCTATATCGTCGACGGGCTGCGCACGCCGATTGGCCGCCATGCCGGGGCTCTCGCTTCGGTGCGGGCAGATGATCTCGCCGCCCACCCAATCCGGGCGCTGATCGCCCGCCATCCCGACCTCGATCCGGATGCCATCGAGGATGTGGTGCTTGGCTGCGCCAATCAGGCGGGCGAGGACAACCGGAATGTGGCGCGGATGGCGGTGCTCATCTCCGGCCTGCCGGAAACCACCGGCGGAACGACGATCAACCGGCTCTGCGGCTCGGGGCTCGACGCGGTCTCCTATGCGGCCCGCGCCATCCGGCTCGGCGAAGCGGATCTGATGATTGCGGGCGGGGTGGAAAGCATGACCCGCGCGCCGCTGGTGATGCCCAAGGCCGATTCCGCCTTTTCCCGCTCGACAGCCCTTTACGACACGACCATCGGCTGGCGTTTCGTCAACAGCCTGATCGAACGGCAATATGGCATCGATTCGATGCCGGAAACGGCTGAAAACCTGGCGCGGGCCTTTTCGATTTCGCGCGACGACCAGGACCGGTTTGCGCTGAACAGCCAGGCCCGTGCCGCCCGTGCGCAGCAGCGGGGCCGCTTTGCCCGCGAGATTGCCCCGGTCGAGATCCGCGACCGCAAGGGCGCCGTGACGGTGATCGCCCAGGACGAGCATCCGCGCGAGACGACGCTGGAGCGGCTTTCAGCCCTGCCCGCCCCGTTTCGCGAGGGCGGATCGGTCACGGCGGGCAATGCCTCGGGCGTCAATGACGGTGCCGCAGCCCTGCTGATTGCCTCCGGTCCGGCGCTGGCGCGCTACGGCCTGACGCCGCTTGCCCGCATCTCCGGCATGGCGGTTGCGGGTGTTACCCCGCGCCTGATGGGAATTGGCCCGGTTCCGGCGACGGAACGGTTGCTGGCGCGGGCCGGGCTCTCGGTCGGCGACATCGATCTTTTCGAGCTCAACGAGGCTTTTGCGGTGCAGGCGCTGGCCTGCCTCCGGCATCTCGGCCTTGCCGATGATGCCGAACACGTCAATCCTAATGGCGGCGCGATTGCGCTGGGCCATCCGCTCGGCATGTCGGGCGCCCGTCTCGCGCTCACCGCCGCACTGGAACTTCACGAGCGCAAGCAGCGCCGGGCGGTGGTGACGATGTGCATCGGCGTCGGCCAGGGCATTTCGATGCTGCTGGAACGGGACTAG
- a CDS encoding 3-hydroxyacyl-CoA dehydrogenase NAD-binding domain-containing protein yields the protein MAGSETERHVFSPEVCARVMEGVLEIVLDNPPVNAASLGLRQGLAAALDFALATDGVRAVVLTGTGKSFVGGADIREFGKPPAEPILPALVERIEAFGKPVVAAINGVALGGGLELALACHFRIASPFARLGLPEVRLGLVPGAGGTQRLPRLTGLPDAIEMIGTGRIIGADEAYGLGILDARTQGDLLQAARSSALALVGEVLRRTGARPVASAALDDIDRAEKKVLARARRQVAPVEATRLVRASAHVPLAQGLAEERRTFLALKDSPQAKALRHVFFAERAAAKGEGLEGVSPRRLEMIGIAGTGLMGSGIAVSALDAGFHVVAVDRSPEAATAGRARIETILKRNLASGRIDEAGLQARLQRLEVSHRNEALSGCDLVIEAVFDDMEVKAALFADLDRIVRPDAVLATNTSYLDPDRLAAGTRDPARVVGLHFFSPAHVMRLCEVVKGAKTAPDVLATGLAFARRLGKLAITCGVTEGFIGNRIFSAYRRQAEFLVEDGASPADIDRAMEDFGMAMGPFAVFDLAGLDIAWARRKRQAASRDPDARYSPLADRLCEAGRFGQKAGKGWYAHVDGKRQDDPEVSALIDAVRAEKGITPHRIDAETIVRTLVAAMAGEGRALLEEGIAFRAGDIDLVMINGYGFPAHRGGPMFLAETEKERSDG from the coding sequence ATGGCTGGCAGCGAAACCGAACGACACGTCTTTTCGCCCGAGGTCTGCGCACGGGTGATGGAAGGCGTGCTGGAAATCGTCCTCGACAATCCGCCGGTCAATGCCGCTTCGCTGGGCTTGCGGCAGGGGCTGGCCGCAGCTCTGGATTTCGCGCTTGCGACAGATGGCGTCAGAGCCGTGGTGCTGACCGGCACGGGCAAGAGCTTTGTCGGCGGAGCCGACATCCGGGAATTCGGCAAGCCACCCGCCGAACCGATCCTTCCCGCCCTCGTCGAGCGGATCGAGGCCTTTGGGAAGCCGGTTGTGGCGGCGATCAACGGCGTGGCGCTGGGCGGCGGGCTGGAACTGGCGCTCGCCTGCCATTTTCGCATCGCAAGTCCCTTCGCCAGGCTGGGCCTGCCCGAGGTCAGGCTCGGTCTGGTGCCGGGCGCCGGCGGCACCCAACGCCTGCCGCGCCTGACGGGTCTGCCTGATGCCATCGAGATGATCGGCACGGGGCGGATCATCGGCGCCGACGAGGCCTATGGGCTCGGTATTCTCGACGCGAGGACACAGGGCGATCTGCTTCAGGCCGCCCGGTCAAGCGCCCTGGCGCTGGTGGGTGAAGTGCTGCGGCGGACCGGCGCGCGCCCGGTCGCCAGCGCGGCCCTCGACGACATCGACCGGGCGGAGAAAAAGGTGCTGGCGCGGGCCCGGAGGCAGGTTGCACCTGTCGAGGCGACAAGGCTGGTACGGGCTTCCGCCCATGTGCCGCTGGCACAGGGACTTGCCGAGGAGCGGCGGACCTTTCTCGCGCTGAAGGACAGCCCGCAGGCAAAGGCGCTCCGGCATGTGTTCTTTGCCGAACGGGCTGCCGCAAAGGGAGAGGGACTCGAAGGGGTCTCGCCGCGCAGGCTGGAGATGATCGGCATTGCCGGGACCGGACTGATGGGATCGGGCATTGCGGTTTCGGCGCTTGATGCCGGTTTCCACGTTGTTGCGGTCGACCGCAGTCCGGAGGCGGCGACGGCGGGCCGCGCCCGCATCGAAACCATCCTGAAGCGCAATCTCGCCTCGGGCCGGATCGACGAGGCCGGCCTTCAGGCCCGGCTTCAGCGGCTGGAGGTCAGCCATCGCAATGAAGCACTGTCCGGCTGCGATCTGGTGATCGAGGCGGTTTTTGACGATATGGAGGTCAAGGCGGCGCTGTTTGCCGATCTCGACCGGATTGTCCGTCCGGATGCGGTGCTGGCGACCAATACCAGCTATCTCGACCCGGACCGGCTGGCGGCAGGGACCAGAGATCCCGCCCGCGTCGTCGGCCTGCATTTCTTCTCGCCCGCCCATGTCATGCGGCTTTGCGAGGTGGTGAAGGGCGCGAAGACCGCGCCGGATGTGCTGGCGACGGGCCTTGCCTTTGCCCGACGGCTCGGCAAGCTTGCCATTACCTGCGGCGTAACCGAAGGCTTCATCGGCAACCGGATCTTTTCCGCCTATCGCAGGCAGGCCGAATTTCTGGTCGAGGATGGCGCATCGCCTGCCGACATCGACCGTGCGATGGAAGATTTCGGCATGGCGATGGGCCCGTTTGCCGTCTTCGATCTCGCCGGTCTCGACATCGCCTGGGCGCGGCGCAAGCGGCAGGCCGCAAGCCGCGATCCCGACGCACGCTATTCACCGCTCGCCGACCGGCTCTGCGAAGCCGGCCGCTTTGGCCAGAAGGCGGGCAAGGGCTGGTATGCCCATGTCGATGGCAAGCGGCAGGACGATCCCGAAGTTTCGGCCCTGATCGATGCGGTCAGGGCCGAAAAGGGGATCACCCCGCACCGGATCGATGCCGAGACCATCGTGCGCACTCTTGTTGCCGCCATGGCCGGGGAAGGTCGGGCTTTGCTTGAGGAGGGCATTGCCTTCAGGGCCGGTGACATCGATCTGGTGATGATCAACGGCTATGGCTTTCCCGCCCACCGGGGCGGCCCGATGTTTCTGGCAGAAACCGAAAAGGAACGATCTGATGGGTGA
- a CDS encoding RidA family protein, whose amino-acid sequence MHRILQPEGWVQPKGYSNGVMAEGRTVFIGGQIGWNSQCRFETDDFVGQVRQTLENIVAILAEAGGKPDHITSMTWYFIDKAEYLADPRGLGEVYRAVIGKHFPAMAAVQVVALVEDRAKIEIQATAVIPE is encoded by the coding sequence ATGCACAGGATCCTGCAGCCCGAGGGCTGGGTGCAGCCGAAGGGCTATTCGAACGGGGTGATGGCCGAGGGCCGCACCGTCTTCATCGGCGGCCAGATCGGCTGGAACAGCCAGTGCCGGTTCGAAACCGATGATTTCGTCGGCCAGGTCCGCCAGACGCTGGAAAATATCGTCGCCATCCTCGCCGAGGCCGGGGGCAAGCCGGATCACATCACCAGCATGACCTGGTATTTCATCGACAAGGCGGAATATCTCGCCGACCCCAGGGGGCTGGGCGAGGTCTATCGCGCCGTGATCGGCAAGCATTTCCCGGCCATGGCCGCCGTGCAGGTGGTGGCGCTGGTCGAAGACCGGGCGAAGATCGAAATACAGGCGACCGCCGTCATTCCGGAATAA
- a CDS encoding acyl-CoA dehydrogenase family protein, producing MAEKSALSGPDREPLDWPFFGDAHRALAARLDAFAATGALAGIDHADTDTACRRLVRSLGDAGFLATATGHAGTGPIDSRAICLTRETLAWHDGLADFAFAMQGLGTGAIGLSGSPALKAAILPKVTSGDWISAFALSEKQAGSDVAAMTCAARRDGDHYVLDGEKTWISNGGIADVYTVFARTGEAPGTRGISAFVVYADDPGFSIAERLHVIAPHPLATIRLEACRIKATRLLGTPGEGFKIAMRTLDIFRASVAAAALGFARRALDEAVHHARTRQMFGATLADLQLTQGALGDMAAGIDGAALLTYRAAWRRDVQGLATTREAAMAKMTATETAQTVIDRALQMFGGRGVECGAITESLYREIRALRIYEGATEVQKLIIARDILKEKQ from the coding sequence ATGGCTGAGAAAAGCGCGCTTTCCGGCCCGGACCGAGAACCGCTCGACTGGCCGTTTTTCGGCGACGCGCATCGCGCCCTTGCCGCCCGGCTCGATGCCTTCGCCGCCACCGGGGCGCTCGCGGGCATCGACCACGCGGATACCGACACTGCCTGCCGCAGGCTGGTGCGCAGTCTCGGCGATGCCGGATTTCTGGCGACGGCGACCGGCCATGCCGGGACAGGCCCCATCGATTCCAGGGCCATCTGCCTTACCCGCGAAACCCTTGCCTGGCATGACGGGCTGGCGGATTTCGCCTTTGCCATGCAGGGGCTCGGCACCGGGGCCATCGGCCTCTCGGGTTCGCCGGCGCTGAAGGCCGCCATTCTCCCGAAGGTCACCTCCGGCGACTGGATTTCCGCCTTCGCCCTGTCGGAAAAACAGGCGGGCTCGGATGTCGCGGCCATGACCTGTGCGGCCCGGCGCGACGGCGACCACTATGTGCTCGACGGCGAAAAGACCTGGATCTCCAATGGTGGCATCGCCGATGTCTATACGGTCTTTGCCCGTACCGGCGAGGCACCGGGCACCCGCGGCATTTCCGCCTTCGTGGTCTATGCCGACGATCCCGGTTTTTCGATTGCCGAGCGCCTGCACGTCATCGCGCCGCATCCGCTTGCCACCATCCGCCTTGAGGCTTGCCGCATCAAGGCGACGCGATTGCTCGGCACGCCGGGCGAGGGCTTCAAGATCGCCATGCGGACCCTCGACATTTTCCGTGCCTCGGTCGCAGCCGCCGCCCTCGGATTTGCCCGCCGCGCCCTTGACGAGGCCGTCCACCACGCCCGCACCCGGCAGATGTTCGGCGCGACGCTTGCCGACCTGCAACTGACGCAGGGCGCGCTCGGCGACATGGCGGCAGGCATAGACGGCGCGGCGCTGCTCACCTATCGCGCCGCCTGGCGGCGGGATGTGCAGGGTCTTGCCACCACCCGCGAGGCGGCGATGGCGAAGATGACCGCCACCGAAACCGCCCAGACGGTGATCGACCGGGCGCTGCAGATGTTTGGCGGACGCGGCGTCGAATGCGGCGCGATCACCGAAAGCCTCTACCGTGAAATCCGGGCGCTGCGCATCTACGAGGGTGCGACGGAAGTGCAGAAACTGATCATCGCCCGCGACATTCTGAAGGAAAAACAGTGA
- a CDS encoding enoyl-CoA hydratase family protein, giving the protein MEPSTIMQGHRKPLASYAATHFLFEVSGDGRVATVRLNRPEKKNPLTFDSYAELRDLFRDLVHASDIRAVVLTGAGGNFSSGGDVFDIIEPLTRMSMPDLIAFTRMTGDLVKAMKRCPQPVIAAVDGICAGAGAIMAMASDLRLATPEAKTAFLFTRVGLAGADMGACGILPRIIGQGRAAELLFTGRSMTAAEGKDWGFYNAIHGGDVLEAQAVALARSLADGPYFAHTMTKTMLNQEWAMGLEELIESEAQAQAICMATQDFRRAFEAFAARRKPEFEGN; this is encoded by the coding sequence ATGGAACCGAGCACGATCATGCAGGGTCACAGGAAACCCCTGGCCAGCTATGCAGCGACACATTTCCTGTTCGAGGTGAGCGGCGACGGACGGGTGGCGACGGTGCGGCTGAACCGCCCGGAAAAGAAGAACCCGCTGACCTTCGACAGCTATGCCGAGCTCAGGGACCTGTTCCGCGATCTGGTCCATGCCAGCGACATCCGCGCCGTGGTGCTGACGGGCGCGGGCGGCAATTTCTCGTCCGGTGGCGACGTGTTCGACATCATCGAGCCCTTGACCCGGATGAGCATGCCTGACCTGATTGCCTTTACCCGGATGACCGGCGATCTGGTCAAGGCGATGAAGCGCTGTCCGCAGCCGGTCATCGCCGCCGTCGACGGCATCTGCGCCGGGGCGGGTGCGATCATGGCGATGGCGTCCGACCTCAGGCTTGCGACGCCGGAGGCAAAGACCGCCTTCCTCTTTACCCGCGTCGGGCTCGCCGGAGCCGATATGGGCGCCTGCGGCATTCTTCCGCGCATCATCGGCCAGGGACGGGCCGCCGAACTGCTGTTCACCGGGCGGTCCATGACCGCAGCCGAGGGCAAAGACTGGGGTTTTTACAATGCCATCCACGGCGGCGACGTGCTGGAAGCGCAAGCCGTGGCGCTTGCGCGCTCGCTCGCCGACGGCCCCTATTTCGCCCATACGATGACCAAGACCATGCTGAACCAGGAATGGGCGATGGGACTTGAGGAACTGATCGAATCGGAGGCGCAGGCCCAGGCGATCTGCATGGCGACCCAGGATTTCCGCCGCGCCTTCGAGGCCTTTGCCGCCAGGCGCAAGCCAGAATTCGAGGGCAACTGA
- a CDS encoding SDR family NAD(P)-dependent oxidoreductase — translation MADLDHHHALVTGAGSGIGAAIARALHGRGASLTLAGRRREPLAALAAGLGDRTHVAAAFDVTDPDAIAAGLAQARAAFGPVSILVNSAGEAPSAPFERTTLDLWSRVIGIDLTGVFNVTQAVLPDLKARGTGARIINIASTAGVTGYAYVSAYCAAKHGVIGLTRALALELARKGVTVNAVCPGYTDTPIIDRALAAISAKTGKTPQEARAALEKSNPQGRLVTPEEVADTVLWLASPGASSITGQAIVVAGGEIMAG, via the coding sequence ATGGCTGATCTTGACCACCACCACGCACTGGTGACCGGGGCCGGAAGCGGCATCGGGGCGGCAATCGCCCGCGCCCTGCATGGCCGGGGCGCAAGCCTGACGCTGGCGGGACGGAGACGCGAACCGCTCGCAGCCCTTGCCGCCGGGCTTGGCGACCGCACCCATGTCGCCGCCGCCTTCGACGTGACGGATCCGGACGCGATTGCCGCCGGCCTGGCGCAGGCCCGCGCGGCCTTCGGTCCGGTCTCGATCCTGGTCAACAGTGCCGGGGAAGCGCCGAGCGCGCCGTTCGAAAGGACGACGCTCGATCTCTGGTCGCGGGTGATCGGCATTGATCTCACCGGCGTGTTCAACGTCACGCAGGCGGTTCTGCCGGACCTGAAGGCCCGCGGGACAGGCGCGCGGATCATCAACATCGCCTCGACGGCTGGGGTCACCGGTTACGCCTATGTCAGCGCCTATTGTGCGGCAAAGCACGGGGTGATCGGCCTGACCCGGGCGCTGGCGCTAGAGCTTGCCCGCAAGGGCGTCACCGTCAATGCCGTCTGCCCCGGCTATACCGATACGCCGATCATCGACCGGGCGCTTGCGGCAATTTCCGCCAAGACCGGCAAGACGCCGCAGGAAGCCCGCGCCGCGCTTGAAAAGAGCAATCCGCAGGGCCGGCTGGTCACCCCTGAGGAGGTCGCCGACACCGTGCTCTGGCTCGCCTCGCCGGGGGCCTCGTCGATCACGGGACAGGCGATCGTCGTGGCGGGCGGCGAGATCATGGCGGGATAG